A single genomic interval of Pyrus communis chromosome 7, drPyrComm1.1, whole genome shotgun sequence harbors:
- the LOC137740642 gene encoding proline dehydrogenase 2, mitochondrial-like: protein MAPNRVIPAASKLLKAIKPLNSASTTTVSAISPPIGFPEKTPQAITTGDTTATSLSNFDDADKLFASVSTSHLLRTALNLHMVAMEPMVDTGMWIMRSRLMQTPLIKDVILEIIRSTIYDHFCAGENPVATRKSVLELNEAGLRGMLVYALEHAGDNEACDRNLQGFVDTVESAKSLPPSSVSFIILKITAICPMNLLQRVSDLLRWQQQDPSFNLPWKRDSFPIFSESSPVYHTLIKPELLTPDEERDLELVHQRLLKLSRKCVEANVPLSIDAEYTSIQPAIDYLTYSSAIIYNKDDNPIVYGTIQAYLKDARERLLLATKVADKVGVPMGFKVVRGAYMSSEGKLASSLGYKSPIHDCIEDTHACYNDCASFMLERIANGSDAVVLATHNVESGRLAMAKAHEIGVGKVHQKLEFAQLYGMAESLSFGLKNAGFQVSKYMPFGPIQLVLPYLLRRAEENRGLLSASSLDRQLTREELMRRLKTAIF from the exons ATGGCGCCAAACCGAGTGATCCCGGCAGCGTCAAAACTCCTGAAAGCTATCAAGCCACTCAACTCCGCCTCCACCACTACAGTCTCTGCCATATCCCCGCCAATCGGCTTTCCCGAAAAAACACCACAAGCCATCACCACCGGGGACACCACCGCCACTAGCCTTTCCAATTTCGATGACGCAGATAAGCTGTTTGCATCCGTCTCCACATCACATCTGTTGAGGACGGCACTGAACCTTCACATGGTAGCTATGGAGCCAATGGTGGACACTGGAATGTGGATCATGCGGTCCAGGCTCATGCAGACTCCCTTAATCAAGGACGTGATCTTGGAGATCATACGGTCCACAATTTACGACCATTTCTGTGCTGGCGAGAATCCCGTGGCCACCAGAAAGTCGGTGCTGGAGCTGAACGAGGCGGGGCTGAGAGGGATGCTGGTTTACGCTCTGGAGCATGCTGGCGACAACGAGGCATGTGACCGGAACTTGCAAGGTTTCGTGGACACCGTTGAGTCCGCCAAATCCCTGCCACCTTCTTCG GTGAGCTTTATAATTTTGAAAATCACTGCAATTTGTCCGATGAATCTACTTCAACGAGTGAGTGACTTGTTAAGATGGCAACAACAAGATCCTTCTTTTAATCTCCCATGGAAGCGCGATTCATTTCCCATTTTCTCCGAATCAAGCCCTGTCTACCACACCCTTATAAAGCCGGAGCTTTTAACTCCTGACGAAGAGCGTGATCTCGAATTAGTCCACCAGAGACTACTGAAATTATCCCGAAAGTGTGTGGAAGCCAATGTCCCTTTATCGATTGATGCAGAGTACACCTCGATTCAACCCGCCATCGATTACTTGACCTACTCCTCTGCAATCATATATAACAAAGATGACAACCCGATTGTTTACGGGACAATCCAAGCTTACCTGAAAGATGCAAGGGAAAGATTGTTGCTGGCAACAAAGGTTGCAGATAAGGTGGGTGTTCCCATGGGGTTCAAAGTGGTGAGGGGAGCTTATATGTCGAGTGAAGGAAAATTAGCTTCTTCCTTGGGCTATAAGTCTCCTATCCATGATTGCATTGAGGACACACATGCGTGCTACAATGACTGCGCTTCGTTCATGCTTGAGAGGATTGCTAATGGCTCTGACGCCGTTGTTCTTGCAACCCATAATGTTGAATCAG ggagactagcAATGGCAAAAGCACACGAAATTGGGGTCGGGAAGGTGCATCAGAAGCTTGAATTTGCACAATTGTACGGAATGGCAGAATCGCTTTCCTTTGGTCTGAAAAATGCAGGGTTTCAAGTGAGCAAGTATATGCCATTTGGACCGATACAGTTGGTGCTGCCTTACCTTCTAAGGAGGGCTGAAGAGAACAGGGGACTCTTATCTGCTTCATCTCTGGACAGACAACTAACAAG GGAGGAGCTGATGAggagactcaaaacagcaatcTTCTAA
- the LOC137740644 gene encoding secreted RxLR effector protein 161-like, whose protein sequence is MDQCNSVHNPVVPGFKLTRDKEGMKVDNTLYKQMIGSLMYLTAPHPDLMFTVSLISRYMEHPTETHLMAAKRILRYVKGTTGFGVFYKKGEDEELISYTDSDYVGDQDDRKSTSGYVFMMNSGAVSWSSKK, encoded by the coding sequence ATGGATCAATGCAACTCAGTGCACAATCCTGTTGTTCCTGGTTTTAAACTAACTCGTGATAAAGAGGGGATGAAGGTTGATAACACGCTTTATAAACAGATGATTGGAAGTCTCATGTACTTAACAGCTCCACATCCTGATCTTATGTTCACTGTAAGTTTGATTAGTAGGTATATGGAGCATCCTACTGAGACTCATCTAATGGCAGCTAAAAGGATTTTAAGGTACGTGAAAGGCACCACtggttttggagtgttttaCAAGAAGGGAGAAGATGAAGAGCTTATTAGCTACACGGATAGTGACTATGTCGGTGATCAAGATGACAGAAAAAGCACTTCAGGTTATGTTTTTATGATGAATTCAGGTGCAGTTTCATGGTCTTCGAAGAAATAA
- the LOC137740643 gene encoding protein argonaute MEL1-like yields MRCNHHVRYDENNPRCIADANEQPMLHVCKVHSLSFHWYALEWDSCICSEIVFFQIPPAYYAHLAAFHARYYIKGEYSDRGSITGSTAAGAGGTGVRFRALPPS; encoded by the exons ATGAGGTGCAATCATCATGTCCGGTATGATGAGAACAACCCCAGATGCATTGCAGATGCTAACGAACAACCTATGCTACAT GTATGCAAGGTGCACTCGCTCAGTTTCCATTGGTACGCACTTGAGTGGGATTCGTGCATCTGTTCTGAAATTGTTTTTTTCCAGATTCCTCCTGCATACTATGCTCATTTGGCTGCCTTCCATGCAAGATACTACATTAAGGGCGAGTATTCAGATAGAGGTTCTATTACTGGATCTACAGCTGCGGGTGCTGGTGGTACTGGTGTGCGCTTCCGTGCCCTTCCCCCTTCCTGA